Within the Candidatus Rokuibacteriota bacterium genome, the region CGAAGGGCGACGGCACGGGCGGCCCCGGCTACAAGATCAAGGCCGAGTTCAACAAGAACCTGCACGAGCGCGGCGCCGTCGCCATGGCGCGGAGCAACGACCCCGACTCGGCCGGCAGCCAGTTCTACATCACGCTCGCCCCGGCGCACTTCCTCGACGGCAAGTACACCGTGTTCGGCAAGGTCGTCTCGGGCATGAACATCGTGGACAACATCAAGAAGGGCGACAAGATGAAGTCCGTCACGATCATGGACGCGGCGAAGTAGATCCATGGTGTGGTCGCTGTTGATCGCCGGCGCTGTGACGCTGATCCTGGGCGGCTGCGGCGGGGACATCAAGAAGCCGGCGGCAGTGATCACCATGGAGAAGGGCGGGGAGTTCAGGATCGACTTCTACCAGGCGGACGCGCCCAAGACGGTCGAGAACTTCGTCACGCTCGCCCAGAAGGGCTTCTACGACGGGCTCACCTTCCACCGGGTGCAGCCGGGCGTGCTCGTCCACGGGGGCGATCCCAAGGGCGATGGCAGCGGCGGCCCCGGCTACACCATCAAGGCCGAGTTCAACAAGCAGAAGCATGTGCGGGGCGCGGTCGCCATGGCGCGCCTCCTGACTCCAGACTCGGCCGGCAGCCAGTTCTACATCGTGCTCGCCGGCGCCAACGAGCTGGACGGCCAGTACACGGTGTTCGGTAAGGTCACTTCCGGCATGGACGTCGTCGACAAGATCGCGGTCGGCGACAAAATGAAGACAGTGAAGATCGTGGAGGCCGCGCCATAGCCATGGGTTGGTCACTTCTCATCAAGAACGGCACCGTCATCGACGGGAGCGGCGCCCCGGGCGTGGCCGCCGACGTGGCGCTCGAGGGCGACAGGATCGCCGCCGTCGGATCGAATCTCGCCGGCCAGGCCGAGCGGACCATCGACGCCAAGGGCCTGATGGTCGCTCCGGGCTTCATCGACATCCACTCGCATTCCGACCTCGTCTACGACAAGTGTCCGGGCGCCGAGTCCAAGGTGCGCCAGGGCGTCACGACCGAGGTGGTCGGCATGTGCGGCTTCTCGCCCGGCCCGATCGCGCCGGGCCGCGAAGAGGCGGTGCGCGATTGGATCGGCGGCATCGGAAACAAGCCGCCCATCAGCTGGCACAGCTTCGGCGAGTACCTCGACCACGTCCGCGGCCTCGGCACGTCCGTCAACGTCGTCCAGTTCGTGGGCCACGGTGCGCTTCGCCTGGCGACGGTGGGGGGCGATAACCGGCCGGCGACAGCAGACGAGCAGAAACAGATGGAGCGGCACCTGGCGGAGGCGCTCGACGCCGGCGCCTGGGGCTACTCGACGGGCTTGGTCTACGCGCCGAGCATCTACGGCTCGACGGAGGAGCTGATCGCGCTGGCGAAGAGCATGGCCACGCGCGGCGGGCACTACTTCTCCCACGTTCGCGGCGAGGGGGGCACCCTCGAGAAAGCCTACGAAGAAGCGATCAGGATCGGAGAGGAAGGCGGCGTGCCCGTCCAGATCGCCCACGTCAAGGCCTCGGGGCGGGAGAACTGGGGCAAGATGGAGCGCGCGCTCCGGATGATCTCGGACGCCAGGGCCCGCGGCGTGGACGTGACGGGCGACGTCTATCCCTACCCCGCGGGCAGCACCAAGATGGACAACCTCCTGCCGGCCTGGATGCACGACGGCGGCACGGCGAAGCTCCTCGAGCGCCACGCCGATCCGGCGGCGCGGGAGCGCGCCATCGCCGACTGCCTGATCGGGGGCGAGCGCTGGGGCTCCGGCTCCGGCTCCTACGGCTGGGACGAGGTGATGGTCGCGACCTGCTCGAGGCCCGAGCTCGCGGGCAAGAACCTGGCCGAGCTCGCGCGGCTCACCGGGCGGGAACCTGCGCACGCCATGATGGACCTCGTCCTCTCGGAGCGCGCCGGCGTCAGCATGGTCGGCTTTTCCCAGAGCGAGGAGAACGTCGCGATCGCCAGCGCCGATCCCCACACCATGATCGGCTCGGACTCGCTCTCGCTCCACTCGGGGCCGGGGCCGCATCCCGGCAAACCGCACCCGCGGAGCTACGGGACGTTCCCGCGCGTGCTCGGCGTCTACTGCCGCGAGAAGCGGCTCTTCTCGTGGGAGACGGCGGTGCACAAGATGACCGGCATGCCCGCCGGCAAGCTCGGCCTCAAGAATCGCGGCGTGGTCAAGACCGGCAACGCCGCGGACCTGGCGCTCTTCGATCCCAAGACCGTCCGCGACGAGGCGACCTTTCCCGACCCGCACAGGCACCCCGTAGGCATTCCCTACGTCGTCGTCAACGGGCAGGTCGTGGTGGACGGCCCGCGCTACCACGCCGTCCCCGCCGGGCGCGTCCTGACGCGGTAGCGGGAGTCATGCGCCGGCTGCTCGCCGCCGCCCTGCTGTTGGCGCTTCCCGGCGCGGCATGGGCCCAGTCCTCGACGGTTATCCTGTCCACGACCACGAGCACGCAGGACTCCGGGCTCCTCGACGTGCTCGTGCCCATGTTCGAGAAAAAGACGGGGCTGACCGTCAAGACGATCTCGGTCGGCACGGGGCAGGCGCTGGCGCTGGCGGCGCGCGGCGAGGCCGACGTGACGCTGGCCCATGCCCCCTCCGTCGAGCGGAAGTACGTCGAAGAGGGCAAGCTGCTCAACCGGCGCCTCGTCATGTACAACGACTTCGTCCTCATCGGCCCGCCGGAGGACCCGGCGAAGATCAAGGGCCTGCCGAAGGCGCTCGCCGCCATGAAGAGGATCGCGGAGAGCCGGTCGCGCTTCGTCTCTCGGGGGGACAAGTCGGGCACGCACACGCTCGAGCTCGGGCTCTGGAAGCAGGCCGGCGTCGAGCCCAAGGGCCCCTGGTACATCGAGTCGGGCCAGGGCATGGGGCAGACCCTCGGCATCGCCAATGACCGGCGCGCCTATACGCTGGCCGATCGCGCGACGTGGCTCGCCTTCCAGAAGCGCGTGAGCCTGCCGGTCCTCGTCGAGAAGGACAAGCCGCTGCTCAATATCTATTCGGTCATGGAGGTCAACCCGGCGAACGGGCCGCGGGTGAACGGGGCGGGCGGCAGGGCCTTCGCGGAATTCATCCTGGCGCCCGAGACGCAGGCCGTGATCAGGACGTTCGGCATGGACAAGTTCGGCCAGCCCCTCTTCGTGCCGATCGCCGGTCGGACCGACGCAGACTTCCAGTAGCCAAGGCCGCCCATGGAGCTGATCGGGCAGGGTATTGTCCAGGCGCTGCGGCTCTTGGCGAGCGGCAACGCCGAGGTGTGGCAGATCACATGGCTGTCGCTCGGGATCTCCGCGACGGCCACGCTGCTCTCGCTCGTGGTCGGCATCCCGCTGGGCACGGCTTTGGCGCTCACGCGCTTTCCGGGGCGCGGCCTCGTCGTGAGCCTGATCAATACCGGCATGGGGCTGCCGCCGGTCGTCGTCGGTCTCTTCGTCACAATCGTCCTCTGGCGAAACGGCCTGCTCGGAATGCTCGAGCTGCTCTACACGCCCACGGCCATGGTCCTGGCCCAGCTCGTGATCGCCGCTCCCATCGTCACAGGGCTCACGCTGGCGGCCATCCAGCAGGTGCCCGACAAATTCCGCCTCCAGCTCCTGGCGCTCGGCGCCTCGCGGGCGCAGATGGTGTGGACCTTGTTAAAGGAGGCACGCCTGCCCATGCTGGCGGCGGTCATGGCGGGCTTTGGCGCCGTCATCTCGGAGGTGGGCGCCTCGCTCATGGTCGGCGGCAACATCAAGGGCTCGACGCGCGTGCTGACCACGGCGACCGTGCTCGAGACGAGCAAGGGCAATTTCGACGCGGCCATCGCGCTCTCGCTGATCCTGCTGCTCGTGATGTTCCTGGTGAACTGGGCGTTGACCTGGATCCAGCAGGGCCGCCGCGCCTGAGGGCCTCCGCTATACTGTGGGCCCATGACTCGACGCGGCCTCATCGTCCTCGCTCTCGCGCTTGGTGTCGCGCGCGCGGCGCCGGCCCAGCCCACCGCCGTCCCGGCTCTCGTCGTGTATGCCGCCTCCGACCTCGACATGGCCTTCCGCGAGATCAAGCCGCTCTTCGAGAAGGCGACGGGCGCGCGCGTGACGCTCGTGATCGGCTCGACGGGCAACCTCGCCAAGCAGATCGAGCACGGCGCCCCGGCCGACGTTTTCTTCGCCGCCAACGAGAGTTTCGTCGACGATCTCCGGGCCGCGGGGGCGGTCATTCCCCAGACACGGACGCTCTACGCCCAGGGGCGGATTGTCCTGGCCGTGCCGAAGAAGTCCGTGATCGCGGTGCGTGAGCTCGGCGATCTCCTCAAGCCGGAGGTGCGGCGCGTGGCGATCGCCAACCCGGCGCACGCGCCCTACGGCCGCGCCGCCCAGGAGGCGCTCGAGCGCGCGGGCGTGTGGGAGAAGGTCAAGCCGAAGCTCGTGTATGGCGAGAACATCCGCCACGCGCTCCAGTTCGTCGAGACGGGCGCCGTCGAGGCCGGCATCGTGGCGCTCTCGATCGCCGATGCGCCGGGCATCGCGTACGCGCCGATCGATCCGAAGCTCTACGCGCCGCTCAACCAGGTCGCGGCGGTGGTCAAGCGCAGCCCGCACCCTGACCTGGGCGCGGCTTTCATCCAGTTCGTCAACGGCGCCGAGGGCAGGCCCATCCTGAAGCGCTACGGCTTTCTCCTGCCCGGGGAGTTCTAGGCCGCATGGACTTCTTCCCGCTCTGGCTCTCGCTCAAGGTCTCCGTGACGGCCACCATCCTGA harbors:
- a CDS encoding peptidylprolyl isomerase translates to MVWSLLIAGAVTLILGGCGGDIKKPAAVITMEKGGEFRIDFYQADAPKTVENFVTLAQKGFYDGLTFHRVQPGVLVHGGDPKGDGSGGPGYTIKAEFNKQKHVRGAVAMARLLTPDSAGSQFYIVLAGANELDGQYTVFGKVTSGMDVVDKIAVGDKMKTVKIVEAAP
- the modA gene encoding molybdate ABC transporter substrate-binding protein is translated as MTRRGLIVLALALGVARAAPAQPTAVPALVVYAASDLDMAFREIKPLFEKATGARVTLVIGSTGNLAKQIEHGAPADVFFAANESFVDDLRAAGAVIPQTRTLYAQGRIVLAVPKKSVIAVRELGDLLKPEVRRVAIANPAHAPYGRAAQEALERAGVWEKVKPKLVYGENIRHALQFVETGAVEAGIVALSIADAPGIAYAPIDPKLYAPLNQVAAVVKRSPHPDLGAAFIQFVNGAEGRPILKRYGFLLPGEF
- a CDS encoding substrate-binding domain-containing protein, with amino-acid sequence MRRLLAAALLLALPGAAWAQSSTVILSTTTSTQDSGLLDVLVPMFEKKTGLTVKTISVGTGQALALAARGEADVTLAHAPSVERKYVEEGKLLNRRLVMYNDFVLIGPPEDPAKIKGLPKALAAMKRIAESRSRFVSRGDKSGTHTLELGLWKQAGVEPKGPWYIESGQGMGQTLGIANDRRAYTLADRATWLAFQKRVSLPVLVEKDKPLLNIYSVMEVNPANGPRVNGAGGRAFAEFILAPETQAVIRTFGMDKFGQPLFVPIAGRTDADFQ
- a CDS encoding ABC transporter permease; the encoded protein is MELIGQGIVQALRLLASGNAEVWQITWLSLGISATATLLSLVVGIPLGTALALTRFPGRGLVVSLINTGMGLPPVVVGLFVTIVLWRNGLLGMLELLYTPTAMVLAQLVIAAPIVTGLTLAAIQQVPDKFRLQLLALGASRAQMVWTLLKEARLPMLAAVMAGFGAVISEVGASLMVGGNIKGSTRVLTTATVLETSKGNFDAAIALSLILLLVMFLVNWALTWIQQGRRA
- a CDS encoding D-aminoacylase; this encodes MGWSLLIKNGTVIDGSGAPGVAADVALEGDRIAAVGSNLAGQAERTIDAKGLMVAPGFIDIHSHSDLVYDKCPGAESKVRQGVTTEVVGMCGFSPGPIAPGREEAVRDWIGGIGNKPPISWHSFGEYLDHVRGLGTSVNVVQFVGHGALRLATVGGDNRPATADEQKQMERHLAEALDAGAWGYSTGLVYAPSIYGSTEELIALAKSMATRGGHYFSHVRGEGGTLEKAYEEAIRIGEEGGVPVQIAHVKASGRENWGKMERALRMISDARARGVDVTGDVYPYPAGSTKMDNLLPAWMHDGGTAKLLERHADPAARERAIADCLIGGERWGSGSGSYGWDEVMVATCSRPELAGKNLAELARLTGREPAHAMMDLVLSERAGVSMVGFSQSEENVAIASADPHTMIGSDSLSLHSGPGPHPGKPHPRSYGTFPRVLGVYCREKRLFSWETAVHKMTGMPAGKLGLKNRGVVKTGNAADLALFDPKTVRDEATFPDPHRHPVGIPYVVVNGQVVVDGPRYHAVPAGRVLTR